The Ahaetulla prasina isolate Xishuangbanna chromosome 3, ASM2864084v1, whole genome shotgun sequence genome window below encodes:
- the RPF1 gene encoding ribosome production factor 1, which translates to MAAGSEQGKPIQGRPDADATSKVVYGEKAHGNPAEPSQAAFPPTFSVSEIKNKQRRHFMFLRWKQQQKKEKLALKKKKKKEREALGDKAPPKPEPKTIENQRVYDETTVDPNDDEVTLDDATDEFAPYFNRQTVPKILITTSDRPRGRTVRFCEQLSTCVPNSHVYYRRGLALKKIIPQCISRDFTDLIVINEDRKIPNGLVLSHLPEGPTAHFRMSNVRLRKEIKRKGKNPTEHQPEIILNNFTTRLGHSIGRMFASLFPHDPHFVGRQVATFHNQRDYIFFRFHRYIFKNEKKVAIQELGPRFTLKLRSLQKGTFDSKFGEYEWIHKRREMDTSRRKFHL; encoded by the exons ATGGCGGCCGGCTCTGAGCAGGGAAAACCTATTCAGGGGAGACCTGATGCTGACGCAACGAGCAAGGTTGTTTATGGCGAGAAGGCTCATGGAAACCCCGCGGAACCCAGCCAGGCCGCGTTCCCGCCGACTTTTAGCGTCTCTGAAATTAAGAACAAGCAGCGGCGCCACTTCATGTTCCTGCGCTGgaagcagcagcagaagaag GAAAAATTAGcccttaagaaaaagaagaagaaggaacggGAAGCCCTTGGAGATAAG gcaccaccaaaaccagaaccAAAAACCATTGAAAACCAGCGCGTATATGATGAAACCACAGTTGATCCAAATGATGATGAG GTTACTTTAGATGACGCTACAGATGAATTTGCTCCTTACTTCAACAGGCAAACTGTTCCAAAAATTCTTATCACTACATCTGACAGACCTCGTGGG aGAACTGTGAGATTCTGTGAACAGTTATCCACATGTGTTCCAAATTCACATGTTTATTATAGAAGAGgactggctttaaaaaaaattattccacaGTGTATTTCAAGGGATTTTACAGATTTGATTGTTATCAATGAAGATCGTAAAATACCAA ATGGGCTTGTATTAAGTCATTTGCCTGAAGGCCCAACTGCTCACTTTAGGATGAGCAATGTTCGTTTACGAAAAGAAATAAAG cGAAAAGGGAAAAATCCCACAGAACATCAGCCTGAAATAATCTTGAATAACTTTACAACACGATTGGGCCATTCCATTGGTCGCATGtttgcttctctctttcctcATGATCCTCACTTTGTTGGCAGACAAGTAGCTACATTTCACAATCAGCGTgattatatctttttcagatttcATAG ATACATCttcaaaaatgagaaaaaagtggCCATTCAAGAACTAGGCCCACGTTTTACCCTAAAATTAAGGTCTCTTCAAAAAGGAACTTTTGACTCCAAGTTTGGGGAATATGAATGGATTCACAAG CGCCGTGAAATGGACACGAGCCGAAGAAAATTTCATTTGTAA